The stretch of DNA agtatgtgtcggagtttttatgttgtgttttgttttggttgttgtgtcgggagtgtggtagtatgtttttattttgttgtggtttgaacttcggggacgaagttctttttaagaagggaagactgtaatactacggttttatgagtctatgggtactctatcgagtgggccttactctgtcgagtaagggtgttttgatttacgaaGCAGTAGTCTGCctataaggtactcgatcgagtagccttggtactcgatcgagtaagtggcactcgaacgagtacgttagttactcgatcgagtaagtcggttaacgggttatattttgacgggttttgttaatgacgcGGACTAGTATATATTTTATATCGTCTTCTTCTCTAAACACTTTTCATAAACCTAATTCACTCAAAGGAGATttaaaactacgttgttctcttcatccgcgttattggcaaatcccggagcttgagaggtcggatttcattgttctttgcatCGTAgtaatccttgcgtcaagggtaagatctacatactaattttatagcgtttggttaagtttgtttaaaccctaatttatgggattgggggtttttgtgattagttgtgttgttagtaattgtatgattatgtgttaggaggaggatttgtagaggaaaggttttgagacagctgcaaAGATCGTCTggttgtgtttgcattccaggtagggtttccctactcagtattagtcacataatgtggtttggtgttgattgtgattgttgttaaagtatcatattggtattgtgacggttgtggattttatcattgttgattgttgttgattgtatctgtctgtgttcttcggggtgcgtccctggctgagtggagtcacttatgggagtggcttcacgcctatgattcgccttctgtggaacccgccacataagggatgtgcacattaatggacttgggtttatcgctcgatggagatgagcgggccttaggtgggaacggctgcagtcccccactggcggcaaggagtaacctgttgcgatgggtactctggcagggctgcacactttagtgtgtagtcagttatgaggagaTGATTGTGGAGTTTGGGGTTAATGTGACGGTTGAGCTGTTTTGTTACTTGTCTtattatgattgtattgtgtgattagtactgaccccgtctttgttttgtaaaaccgtggtgatcctttcggggatggtgagcagttgttgagcaggtttgatatggtgcttatgggctagctgggatgagacatcacttgcagttagaagagtcttccgctgttgtcagacAATGTTATTTAGTTAATTAAACATTTGGTTTTTGAAGAACTTGTATCGTACTTTATCGGtttggtttggacatgtaattcactttaaactttatactatttaaattatgtttcgttattgtcatttgattatcattgcctcgggaaaccgagatggtgacatttctataccagagtggtcctggtaaggcacttggagtatgggggtgtcagaacttctcttcctttattcttatgGATTCATGTGCCATGCTCTGTGTATTCCTCCATGCCTACTCCGCCCTGCCCATTTcgttcctttgctcctcaaatgcatcattcctacattaaacatcaaatagcggaagtatcatcgttctaacataaaaggcatgtaaatgatataatttagcacgaaaaccgaatcaaaagcaactaaggggaggcataaatatgtatataattatgactcataaaactcccccaaaccatctctttgcttttCCTTAAGTAAAGCTTCACACAATTACAAAAGGTAagcatacaaatggcgaataaacaccTCAGAGCTAATGCTAATGCACATAAAAAtctcaagctatccatatctgtaacaaagcaATGATCAAAGtataccaataaaacaaattcaaaggtacgagTAATAGAAAACGTAGCTTAAGTCCCAaatcaccatactatagacaaatgtcaaatacctttcgatcttgtaagacaaattagtcggattctcgcggatttcactcatgcactcagatgtatgtaagggtgagttatatgtgaagatagaaagaagtagaaacactcactcgacttatgaaacatgcatgcaatctaatgtgatagagattttcCCAAGTAGTATGCATCCAATATGAAGACAAAAGTACATCTATCAAGGACAATaaaggtggcaaatgggttaaagggatagaaatgatTTGTGCCAAAGctcgttatggatatgtggagctaagaaggtagtcgcagcgctaaaccaaaatcaaaaccaaatctACGATAACAAAtacaaatgaacccaacttagagaaataatcttAACTTTACAATACGAGAGTGAATGAAgtactctccaaatatgcattagactctaacgaccgtccttttgatccttgacaaaacgaAACGAAGCaatcaatttcttttctttttctctttttttttcaatcttttttccgatttttttctttcttttttatttttttttgttttttgctccatatttttttctttttccaacataaggatacaacacaattgctaaataattctaCTATACCCACAATCGACAATAATAGTCACAATCCCAACCATAGTAgtaaaatagacatgataaacaagcaactgcgactgtcccgataaagtaggcaaattcttggattgtagctataagaatgtaatttaaagttggctacaagggttcaaacgggctaaacaaagggtaatgtaaggcttatttgaacagtAAGAACCGCATATCCATATGTACTTAGTCGAATGAAAACAATAAAAGTATTAAGAaaccaatgtcacacttatgcagtttgatacatattccacaaggagaaaccacactcaagcctaattgacaatgagactagtttattgatgttcctagTTTAGGAAACTCTATAGAACTCAGAATTTAAATAGTTTACCAACGTAATTGTGTCAAGTCTAATTAGCAtgcataaggcatgtcaatacggttaagactcgagttatgagctttattttcataaataacgggtcaaaacaaatGTACATGAAAAATtatttgggattcaaatgcaaaaacaatgcaatttaacatcattgttatttaattcaaaaagactcgacctaaaataaaggaaaaccatgtttttgtattttgaaattttttaatttttatggatttgttttatataaatgcatacaacattaaataaatcacacaacataaataaagactcctcccccaaacctaaatatcacagtgtcctcattgtgacgcctacagcatagcaatcacacaaaaatttccaacaacctaaaggacacaactaacagAAGGAATGGGAAATAACTAGAGATAATATAATAAAAGAAGGTACACGGGAAGAGAATGCCGGATGACAGCGTAGGAGTTCCCTCAAACCAGCTACAAAAATAGGGGAAAAATATCAACCGCGCAATTCCTATCATCGTCCGGCTACGTACGAAACCCAAAAggcgtgggtactcgatcgagcctgccagcactcgatcgagtactcttcaTGTCGAGCAAAATTCTGCATTTAAAATAAATGCGCACACAAAtcacaatcaatacaacttaaagctCATAACAGTAAAtaaaaaagtagcgcatgtgctacacacaagcataagtagcaccaataaataatccaagagaaaaaaaaatgataaataaagttcttgctcatcaaactcaaagtctaatataaaatatgagcaatgttCATCGCTTTTCATGTCATTTTCACTTGGTAGGAGATAGGGCACTTCATCCGTCATAGgagcttcatcaaaaactttgactggctcctctatgaaaatctcagcttccaaagcatccaactcggccttcAAGTCGACACTCTCATCACAGCtgtaaaccatctcaggaggAGGCTTATAGCCATATATCAACTTCTCAATTTCATCcacctccttgctccatggatatgatGCAACAGCAGGGTCGTCAGATGGATTCCTGTCAAGACAATAAGTAAAGGAATCATGAATagtaggatcaagagcattaatcatatgacaagaagcttttgaatcaggaggacgtgatgctttgtcaagaccaaaagtgatagtatcatctcCGATATTGAACGTAAGACTCTcatgcctaacatctataaccgctccTGCTGTATGCAAGAATGGTcgtcctagaataataggaacaAGAGAATCTTCAGCTATATCTATCACTACAAAGTCGACTGGAATGAAAAATTTCCCTATTCGAACTGGCACATCTTCTAAGATACCCATAGGGTGCTTAATAGACGTGTTAGCCAATTGAATAGTCATGTTAGTATATTTAAGCTTAGCTAGTCATATTTAATTGATTGCAAATTTTatacggcatgacactgacgcttgctcctaaatcacataaagctttgtcaGTAGTTAAAGGGCCTAtagtacaaggaatagaaaaactcccggGAGCCTTAAGCTTAGGTGGAGAATTGGCTTGTAATGCGGCGTAGCATTCATGAATGAACGCGACAGTCTCCACCTCATCAAAAGACCGCTTATTTgacaaaatttctctcaaaaacttagcataagccgacacttgagttaccaattcagtaaatgacaatgtcacttgaagattctttactacctccataAACCTTCCAAACTGTTCTTCGAGTTTAGATTTTTGTAAtctttgaggaaaaggtagttgaattttaatcGGCTCTGCTTCTTTTGCTTTAGAAGTAAATTTGGAAGCATTAACATCAGTTAcaggagtgactcgatcgagtctagtggttactcgatcgagttcggggatgactcgatcgagcctaggttatactcgatcgaggaagctaCTTTTGTCCAATGTCGTAGCTGAAACATGCGAAAAATCATCCACTGGGTgggggtgcctcgatcgagcctatggtgtactcgatcgagcagcgtGGTTCCTCGATTAAGAGTAGTTGGGCTCGATCTAGGATCCTCTGCAGTTCTCGCTTCTAGGTCCAGTCACCTAAAAATAGGAAGTAGGTGAGTTGACCCTTAACCACTTTGACTGCGCTTGTTTTAATATCCCATGTGTTCTTTTCCCATCCTACGGCCCGGATTCATCCACGACATTGATCCTCCCAAGCCTTGATTGTCCACTCGTTGCTTGCCATGTGTACCGATATGAAAATGTGAATTTTGCCCATAACAGTTCCCTAATCTTGGATCCTAGGGGAAGAGAACTCCACTCTCATCTTGagaagggggggggggaggggggataAGGAACAGAGCAAATCAAGCTTGCAAGTTCCCAGTTCTTCTCAGGGAAAGTGGAATTCGCACTTTTTCTCCTATGTCGGAGAATTTTAGTACAAACATTTGGTAGTATGTGACTCGTATGTCACTTACGGAGTATGTCAGAGTTTGATTACGGTGAGATAAAATTAGACTAAGGAAGAAAAGAAGTAGAAAAACGGGCGACTGCCTGCGGGTCGCATGGATTTCTGATGAAATCAGTGTCGATGATATTATTGTTGCAGGACATCCCTTTTAGCGTTGACTTTTTTATTGGAAAGTTGACATCATCAATTCCTTTGTTTCCTTAGTTAATCAGGGAATATTTTTGTATTATTAATTATATTTCTTAATTAGAATAATGTTTGTTAGGGTAGTTTACTATATAAACACTACCTTAACCTAGTTATTCTTtgaggagagatttgtgaggcaAACATATTGAGAGTTTTAAGAGGCAGATCTAGAAAAACTCTGTACTTatcttttgtaatctgtaattctcccGATATAGTGAAATATTTTCCCTCGCCCCAGGTGGATATAGCTATTGCATTGATAGTGAACAACGTTAAAtctttttgtcttttattttttgaATCTACTCCATATAGCTTCCGCACAACAATTGGTACCAGAGCTTTGAGTTTTTGGAGCCAGGGAGGAGAAGATGTCAAGTGAGACTAAAAGGATTGAGAAGTTCGATGGGAGGAATAGTTTTGCACTATGGCAATTGAAGATGAGGGCTTTGCTAAAGGAGCGGTGCATCTGGAAACCCTTGACGTCGGGTTTCTCTACGAAGGTGACGAAGACTAAAGCTTCGGCTGCGAGTGCCGAATCTAGGGTGACTGAGACGGAAGATCCTGCCCTGTTAATATTGGAGGAGAGGGCTCATTCATCGATCTTGTTGAGTTTGTCAGACGATGTCCTAACCGAGGTAGCCGATGAGTCGAATACAGTGGGGTTATGGCTGAAATTGGAGAGTTTGTACATGACAAAGTCGCTCACTAATAAGTTGTTGTTAAAACAACGCCTGTTCTCTTTCAAGATCCAAATAGGTATGTCACTTCGTGATCATCTAGACAAATATAATACTATACTACTAGATCTGCGTAATATAGATGTTAAGATTGAGGATAAAGATGTTGCTTTAATTCTGTTGGTTTCTTTACCTGCGTCGTTTGAGAATTTTGTGGATTCTTTTGTTCTTGGTAAAGAGACATTGACCCTAGAGGAAGTGAAGTCAGCACTTTACACTAGGGAGTTGCGATAAAAAGCAATTGTTGACTGAGGAGACAGATCATGGGTAGGTTTAGTTGTTAATAATACTAAAAAGGGTGGAGGTCGGAAGAAAAAGGCTAAAGCTAAGGCCCCGGACACCAATACTGCTAATAATTTTGTTATCTGTTACATATGTAAAGAACCCGGGCATAAAAGACCTGGTTGTCCTAAGTATAATGCGGCTGTAGTTCAAAGTAAGAATGTGGAGTACGATTCTGAGGCGGACTATCCTCTTGCGGTTGATTCTCTTCGTCCTATAGATCGTTGGATTCTAGATTCTTATCATATGTGTCCACACAAGCATTGGTTTAGTACTTATGAGTCCTTTAATGGGGGTCACGTTGTTGTTTGTAACAATGCTACTTGTGAGGTAGTGAGTATTGGGTCGATCAAGGTGAAGACTGCTGAGGGTAAGAAGTGTACTTTGACTAATGTGAGGCATGTTCCAGCTTTGGGGAAGAATCTTATATCACTTGGTTCATTAAGTGATTTAGGATTTGAGTTATAGGGTAAAGGGAAGATTTTGTCTATCACAAAGAGTTCTCGTTTGGTACTGAAAGGTGTCAAACAAATTACCTTGTATGTATTTCAAGGTGAAACACTAACTAGTTCTGTGGTTTGTGCATCCGTAAATCACGGAGAGATGACTAAGCTTTGGTATAAGAGGCTTGGTCATATGGGTGAGAGCCAAGAGGGGTCTTCTTAACGGTGTCAAGGTGAGGAACCTTGAGTTTTGTGAACATTGTGTGTTTGGTAAGAAACACAAATCTAAATTTAGGAAGGGTGTTCATACAACAAAAGAAGTCCTTAATTATATCCATTCAGATTGCCGGGGGCCTGCTCGAGTTGAAGGTATGGGaggttattattattttgttacATTTATTGATGACTATTCTAGGTACACATGGCTTAGGTTGCTTAAGATGAAGAGTGAAGCTTTCAAAGTCTTTGTGCAATGGAAGGCTTTGGTGGAAAATCAGAAAGGTAAGAAGATCAAGAAGCTACGAACGGACAATGGTTTGGAATTCTGTTTAGGAGAATTCAATGAGTTCTATAAGAATGAAGGTATAGGAAGGCATCATACCATCAGGGGTACACCACAGTAGAATGGTGTAGCAGAACGAATGAACCAGACACTGTTAGAGAGAGTTCGTTGCACTCTCTCTAATGTAGGTCTTGCTAGAAGGTACTGGAGTGAAGTTGTTCTTAGAGCTTGTTGCTTGATCAATCGTGTGCCTCATATGGGAATAAACTGCAAGATTCCTTATGAGTTATGGAGCGGCAATGTACCGGATTATTCTACACTTAGAGTGTTTGGATGTGTAGCTTATTATCATGTAAAAGATAGTAAGTTAGATCCAAGGGCAAGGAAGGGGTGCTTTCTAGGATATGGAGATGGAGTTAAGGGGTTCAAGATTTGGTCTCCATCAGAGGGTCGTGTTATTATTAGCAGGGATGTTACCTTTGATGAAAATTCCATGTTTATTTCTAAAGGGGTGTCCAAGGGTGTTGAAAAGGATAATAGTGCCTAGGAAGAGGTGGAGTTTGAGGTGGCTCCTGCCACTTTATCTATGTTACCACGGGTTGTGATCGAGGAGGATGCCGAACCAGTTATTTATAGTCCTAGTCATGTGACTACTCCTACTCTAGTTAATGAGGAAAGTCATCAGGATGAGTCTTCTAATCAACCAATTGATCCTATTGTCTTGCCTAAACATGTAAGTAAGAAGACTAGTAGGTTTATTGAGGAACTTGGAGGCCGCATAGTACGTGGCAATAATTGCTATGTTGAGGAGATGGTTGGTTATGCATTACAGATAGCTGATGAAATTGAGTCTGAAGAACCATCATCATATAAAGAAGCAATTGTTAGTAGTGAGTCGGTGCAATGGCTTGCTGCTATGAGTGAAGAGATGGAGTCTCTTCACAAGAATAATACTTGGGAACTTGTGCCACCACAAGAACGGAGAAAATTGATAGGGTGTAAATGGGTGTTCAGGAAAAAGGAAGGAACTTCAGAGGCTGAGACGGTTAGATACAAGGCTAGACTTGTTCTAAGGGGTTTAGTCAGATAGAGGGAGTTGATTATGTGGAGATTTTTTCTCCTATTGTGAGACACACTTCTATTTGTGTGTTACTAGCTATAATGGCACATTATGATTATGAGCTTGAGCAACTTGATGTCAAGACCGCCTTTCTCCACAGTGAGTTGGAGGAAGATATTCTAATGAAGCAACCAGAGGGGTTCAAAATTCCAGGGAAAGAGCATTTTACCGGTCATTTGAAGAAGTCCTTATATGGGCTTAAGCAATCTCCAAGGCAATGGTACAAGAGATTTGACACTTTTATGGTAGCGCATGGGTATGAGAGAAACCCATATGATTGTTGTATTTATCATAACAAGCTAGAAGATGGGTCTTTAATTTATTTactcttatatgttgatgacatgcttGTTACTGCTAAGAAAAGGTCAGATGTTGATAATTTGAAGAAGCTACTCAGTTCAGAGTTCGATATGAAGGATCTAGGGTCCGCAAAGAAGATATTAGGGATAGAGATTTACAGGGATCATTCTAAAAGGAAGCTTTTCTTATCTCAGAAAAGCTACATTGAGAAGATACTTGGCCGTTTTGGTATGGGTAATGCTAAACCTTTAAATACTCCTTATGCTGTCGGTAATTTAACTATATCTTCTGCACCTCAAACTGAAGCTGAGAAGTCTTATATGTCAACAATTCCCTATGCTAGTGTAGTTGGCAATTTAATGTATGCCATGGTTTGCACTAGGCCTAATATTGCACATGATGTTAGTGTTGTTAGCAGGTTTATGGCTCAACCTGGCAAAGAACACAGGTTAGCGGTAAAGAGAATTTTCCCCTATATGAGGGGAACGGCGGATGTTGGTCTCGTTTATGGGAATGATGATGAGTGTTTAGTTGTTGGATATTCTGATTCCAATTATGCTGCAGATGTAGATAGCAGGAGGTCCGTAACCGGGTATGTTTTTACACTTGGTGGTTCTGTTGTTTGTTGGAAGTCAACTTTACAATCTTCTATGACTTTGTCAACCACAGAGGCGGAGTATATGGCTTTGACAACGACTGCTAAGGAGGCTATATGGTTAAAGGGTCTCGTAAGTAAGCTTGGTCTACATCAGGAGATCGCTTTGTTGTATTGTGATAGCTTAAGTACTATTTGTTTGGCGAAGGATCAGGTGCATCGTGATAGAACCAAGCATATAGATGTCAGGTATCATTTTCTGAGGAACGAGAAGAGAATTAAAGTGAAAAAAGTAGGAACAGCTGATAATCCTGCAAATTGCTTTACTAAGCCGATTTCATTCAGCAAGTTCAAACATTGCTTGGACTTGTTGAATATAGACGGTTATGTCTAGACCCTTCGGGGTGCTGAGCTCGAGGTGGAGCCTTGAGCGGCCCGGTCCAGGGCTAAAGGGACGCATGCCTTTGTCCAGGGATAATTGGATGGCAGACccagtccagggtatattggatggtTATAGACTCAAGGTGGAGTCTATTGTGTTCTAGTGTGAGCGCTCATTTGCTGGAACATGGTAGATACTTGTCTACTTGTGAGTGGCTTGAATAGTGGTCGAGTGGTTTTGAAGTCGTTTGCTAAATACGACTGTCCGAGTCAAGTGGAGAACTGTTAGTATGTGACTCGTATGTCACTTACGGACTGTGTCGGAGTTTGATTACGGTgagtgaagagttaagaacgattaacacctaagagggggagggggtgaattaggtgtaccttttaaaaattttatccttaacttagttaatGAATTACTTTAAGCCaagaataaagaagtacaagacttgagaaacttaattgaatgtaagttcacaggAAGGTACAACAGTTTTATGTCacggtataggtgactgtgacacagaacttgattaggtacaagcgagaaatagcaaagtggaagaacgtaaaagtaaatgaacaaacaaacgacattttaaaaattggttcagcctctactccgaggcctacgtccaaccgttattttattgcttgtttagaaatttactcaaacttaataaatcccttacaatgaaaataactcgccaacctactccggttgcactcaaacttaaagctacttcgcttcaagagtttatgggttctatctcaaggtgttacagaatcttgaatttcaagagttcacttaaatgaacgtggagattacaatgaagatctaacacgagaatcatggaacaaactcatcatgtcacagtacagcgaactgatacttggaggttttacagcttttttcgaaaacaattttgaagacttaaaatcagaaaaacgttttgcaaacactagaagaacaaagctttaaatgcacaaatgatttgcaaggtttttacaataaatgctttggaagtcttgagaaataaatgtgactaagacactctatttatagtggatttagtcttaggtaagtacactttgaaaaattaaatccaatattaaaatgatagctttgagtgatggtaagtgttagacttataggcttggggcttaagaaatcagaaaacttaagcttctacactcaacatgtgacaatttaccaaaatggcaaaaagcttttcttactttagaagtttgacaagtcttttttgccattttagtaaaaggtgtttgcacaaatctagaggcttagacaagtgggcttgtgactccaaaatttcagattattttcaagcttttgaaaattcaaatgtttaaggttt from Silene latifolia isolate original U9 population chromosome 10, ASM4854445v1, whole genome shotgun sequence encodes:
- the LOC141607153 gene encoding uncharacterized protein LOC141607153, coding for MLPRVVIEEDAEPVIYSPSHVTTPTLVNEESHQDESSNQPIDPIVLPKHVSKKTSRFIEELGGRIVRGNNCYVEEMVGYALQIADEIESEEPSSYKEAIVSSESVQWLAAMSEEMESLHKNNTWELVPPQERRKLIGCKWVFRKKEGTSEAETVRYKARLVLRGLVR